A window from Lampris incognitus isolate fLamInc1 chromosome 5, fLamInc1.hap2, whole genome shotgun sequence encodes these proteins:
- the sorbs2a gene encoding sorbin and SH3 domain-containing protein 2, which yields MNTDSGGCVRKCAALSLTLSPMKRVQSSPNLPTGSESHSSDSDAWRSHSVTDGLRNGDVSSSSLAAKGFRSVRPNLQDKKSPLQWPPSTDPAARHSPYHSHSSESLHYLSSLMPKALTPTPYVPGGAGGMAGVASGLSPTAASSVCVGVSVSPSASPVTVSALSHYSTSTVGLLEELQICSLDSPGASPTPSPTLSHVSAYTATAGPDDVLTTVVAFAATAATITNGQVLSQAMNGGTGHPQRPMSPPAYPPPPTSLNTSLHRQSRSSEGSESVTRESVVSGHTSVSSTVPIARFSEEEKRVSVIKAPHYEGIGPVDESGIPIAIRTTVDRPKDWYKTMFKQIHMVHKADDDYADTYNATYAVINNDAHVLSSNLTMVHPAPRTHTYRPLAKSPSDNGGPPGPREPSPSPVPPPPPPMPSLLQLRTRDCDRERDSPDMNEWGPPDRKVDTRKYRAEPKSIFEYEPGKSSILEHERPTYDDIDLENEPWYKFFSELEFGRPPPKKRLDYNPDISARQHIETSLCITPADKAPERPASAASDYRKRRKSEPSGSAHTHSNQVKTATSPKPLDNYKASTLKKPLIRSSPSSPSRPKGGDACNMYSPQLTSPDPYLRPYLSPDSSDAIHHQEENSQEGSSSSKQSICFKNDWQTKHQDTETWSSAEDAPPSPGKIRSRSCDDLLNDGHPSSGGHNATRSESAGSLVCDGGPSGQAGRPLSTRSLPRPHRRRAHDSPGFLQLYRKMHHIDRAQLISSEVIRSVRARILELERQPHLHQHRLSPWTPSWGVELPRDVVPTRISEYERLIQKSKSMPNLGDSEVPSGTTTPGGSSSRASSGGGGTPSFPKRRFSIESLLEEDNNGNNGVVPHTMDRLHQARSPPEGQPRIGPEPHHGRPFAAPHGLLQGQRANPEYSDSEQDAAASDLSDFIQVEGSSFCSESDFDHCSLTSSESLYGSSMLHHQHLRHHHHHHHHHHHHPAHQSLGQSQGYQHRHLISSCKGRCPASYTRFTTMLRHERERARQERQRPPPQTRSSLSQNKTSQSQQAMSKLAFLVSPVPFRRKKGSPPTSRRSSCGGRGSRPKSKEAIYEALDAALRDIYEHIRAERGHRGSRAPDDSILRRILAELLPDVPERSSSLRGRIMCRQGGHSSSSLYPDGSSTEFSSYRRDTSTPQLQSPRLQSPISACYGHHSDASNNNDYGEERGSGNALCYSDQDVSRGYSTMDGRHTPQNRRATPDREVSHKQMTQLILFSLLHQKQPARAIYDFKAQTAKELTFKKGDAVNIIRQIDNNWYEGEHRGRVGIFPISYVEKMPATEKQQPVRPPPPAHVREIGEAVARYNFNADTNVELSLRKVVWGERVILIRQVDQNWYEGKIPDTTKQGIFPVSYVDVVKRSPSKSSAHHVDPHGYPGNRTPGSTPTKRFVQDALHGGGDPYQALYNYLPRNEDELELKEGDIVDVMEKCDDGWFVGTSRRSKLFGTFPGNYVKQLS from the exons ATGAATACAG ATAGTGGAGGATGCGTTCGCAAATGCGCTGCCTTGTCACTCACACTGTCCCCCATGAAGAGGGTCCAGAGCTCACCCAACCTGCCCACAG GGAGTGAATCTCACTCATCGGATTCAG ATGCATGGCGGTCGCACAGTGTAACAGATGGCCTGAGGAACGGAGATGTCAGCAGCTCTTCTCTAGCCGCCAAGGGTTTCCGCAGTGTCAGACCCAACCTACAGGACAAAAAATCTCCCTTACAG TGGCCTCCGTCCACAGACCCTGCGGCACGGCACTCCCCCTACCACTCCCACAGCTCAGAATCACTCCACTACCTGTCAAGCCTAATGCCTAAAGCCCTGACGCCCACCCCGTATGTCCCCGGAGGAGCTGGTGGTATGGCAGGTGTGGCCAGCGGGCTGAGCCCTACCGCGGCTAgcagtgtgtgtgtcggtgtcagCGTGTCGCCCTCTGCTTCCCCCGTGACGGTGTCGGCTCTCAGCCACTACTCCACCTCCACGGTCGGCCTGCTGGAGGAGCTGCAGATCTGTAGCCTCGACTCACCCGGCGCCTCtcccacaccctcccccaccctcaGCCACGTCTCCGCCTACACAGCCACCGCTGGCCCCGACGACGTGCTAACAACAGTTGTGGCCTTCGCTGCCACAGCTGCCACCATCACTAAC GGCCAGGTCCTTTCTCAGGCTATGAATGGAGGTACAGGACACCCCCAGAGGCCCATGTCGCCCCCAGCctatcctcctcctcccacaTCTCTCAACACCAGCCTTCATAGGCAGAGCAGGAGTTCAG AGGGCAGCGAGTCAGTCACCAGGGAGTCTGTGGTGTCCGGCCACACCAGCGTCAGTAGCACAGTGCCCATCGCCCGCTTCTCAGAGGAAGAGAAGAGGGTGTCCGTCATCAAAGCCCCTCACTACGAGGGGATCGGCCCCGTGGACGAGTCTGGCATCCCCATCGCCATTCGCACG ACAGTGGACCGGCCGAAGGACTGGTACAAGACTATGTTCAAGCAGATCCATATGGTTCACAAAGCTG ATGACGACTATGCTGACACATACAATGCAACATATGCTGTCATAAACAATG ATGCCCATGTCCTTTCATCTAATCTCACCATGGTCCACCCTGCCCCGCGGACACACACATACCGGCCCCTAGCCAAGAGCCCCTCAGACAACGGAGGGCCCCCGGGCCCCCGGGAGCCTTCGCCATCCCCCGTGCCTCCTCCACCCCCACCTATGCCCTCCCTCCTCCAACTGAGGACCCGTGATTGTGACCGTGAGAGAGACTCACCAGACAT GAATGAATGGGGTCCACCTGACAGGAAGGTGGACACACGAAAGTACCGCGCAGAGCCCAAGAGTATTTTTGAGTATGAGCCAGGGAAGTCCTCTATTTTGGAGCATGAGAGACCA ACCTACGATGACATAGATTTAGAGAATGAGCCTTGGTATAAATTCTTTTCCGAACTGGAGTTTGGGCGGCCG CCTCCTAAAAAACGGCTGGATTATAATCCAGACATCTCGGCTCGCCAGCACATCGAG ACATCCCTGTGCATCACTCCTGCCGACAAGGCTCCGGAGAGGCCCGCGAG TGCCGCCAGCGACtacaggaagaggaggaagtcGGAGCCGTCGGGTTCGGCCCATACCCATTCGAACCAGGTTAAAACCGCAACGTCCCCTAAGCCTTTGGACAACTACAAAGCCAGCACCCTTAAGAAACCTCTTATCCGGTCCTCACCGTCATCACCCTCCAGACCTaaag GTGGGGATGCATGCAACATGTACTCACCCCAGTTGACCTCTCCAGATCCGTATCTGCGCCCCTATCTGTCCCCAGATTCCTCTGATGCTATCCACCACCAGGAGGAGAACAGCCAGGAGGGCAGCTCCTCCTCCAAACAGTCAATCTGTTTTAAGAACGACTGGCAGACAAAGCACCAGGACACTGAGACTTGGAGCAGTGCAGAGGATGCACCGCCCTCACCCGGCAAGATCAGGTCTCGCAGCTGCGATGACCTTTTGAATGACGGACATCCTAGTTCAGGCGGGCACAACGCCACCCGGTCAGAGAGTGCTGGGTCACTGGTGTGCGATGGAGGTCCCTCAGGTCAGGCTGGCCGCCCCTTGTCTACCCGTTCCTTGCCCCGTCCCCACCGGCGACGGGCTCACGATTCGCCTGGCTTTCTCCAGCTCTACCGTAAAATGCACCACATCGACCGTGCCCAGCTCATTTCATCCGAAGTCATCCGCTCAGTCCGTGCCCGTATCCTGGAGTTAGAGCGGCAGCCACATTTGCACCAGCATCGCCTCTCTCCTTGGACACCATCGTGGGGCGTGGAGTTGCCACGTGATGTGGTACCAACACGAATCTCTGAATATGAGCGTCTTATTCAGAAGTCCAAATCTATGCCCAACTTGGGGGACAGCGAGGTGCCATCAGGCACCACGACACCTGGTGGTTCATCATCTCGAGctagcagtggtggtggtggcacaCCCAGTTTTCCAAAACGCCGATTCTCCATAGAGTCTTTGCTAGAGGAAGACAACAACGGAAACAATGGAGTGGTGCCACACACCATGGATCGCCTGCATCAAGCTCGGAGCCCCCCAGAGGGCCAGCCTCGCATTGGGCCAGAGCCCCACCATGGGCGGCCATTTGCTGCTCCTCATGGTCTTCTGCAAGGCCAGCGAGCCAACCCAGAGTACTCTGACAGTGAACAAGACGCTGCTGCATCAGACCTCAGTGACTTCATCCAGGTGGAGGGCTCCTCGTTCTGTAGCGAGAGTGACTTTGACCATTGCTCACTCACGTCCTCTGAGAGCTTGTATGGCTCCTCTATGCTACACCACCAACACCTtcgtcaccatcatcatcatcatcaccaccatcaccaccaccctgCTCACCAGAGTTTAGGCCAAAGCCAGGGCTACCAACACCGCCACCTAATAAGCTCCTGTAAGGGCCGCTGCCCAGCCTCCTATACTCGCTTCACCACCATGCTGCGGCATGAGAGGGAGCGGGCACGTCAGGAACGCCAGAGACCTCCACCACAGACCCGTAGCAGCCTTTCCCAAAACAAGACCTCACAGTCCCAGCAAGCAATGTCCAAGCTGGCCTTCCTTGTCAGCCCGGTGCCTTTCCGTAGAAAAAAGGGCTCACCGCCTACCTCAAGAAGGAGCAGTTGTGGTGGTCGAGGCAGCCGACCCAAGtctaaagaggccatctatgaggCACTAGATGCGGCATTGAGAGATATATATGAGCACATCCGAGCAGAGCGAGGCCACAGGGGCTCGAGGGCACCTGACGACAGCATTTTGCGGAGAATACTGGCAGAGCTCCTTCCTGATGTGCCTGAGCGAAGCTCCTCGTTGCGGGGGAGGATAATGTGTCGGCAAGGGGGTCACTCCTCATCTTCTCTGTATCCGGATGGGAGCTCCACAGAGTTCAGCTCGTATCGACGGGACACTTCCACACCTCAGCTACAGTCACCACGGCTACAGTCGCCAATCAGTGCCTGTTATGGACACCATTCAGACGCCTCAAACAATAATGATTACGGAGAGGAGCGGGGCAGCGGAAATGCTCTCTGCTACTCAG ATCAGGATGTCTCCAGGGGTTACTCCACCATGGATGGACGCCACACCCCCCAGAACAGAAGAGCCACCCCGGACCGAGAG GTCTCCCATAAACAGATGACACAACTCATTCTGTTCTCTCTCCTCCATCAGAAACAGCCTGCGAGAGCCATTTATGATTTTAAGGCACAAACGGCTAA GGAGCTGACGTTCAAAAAGGGGGATGCAGTAAACATCATCCGGCAGATAGACAACAACTGGTATGAGGGCGAGCACCGCGGGCGAGTGGGGATATTCCCCATTTCATATGTAGAG AAGATGCCAGCCACAGAAAAGCAGCAGCCAGTCAGGCCTCCTCCACCAGCACACGTCAGAGAGATCGGAGAGGCAGTGGCCCGCTACAACTTCAATGCCGACACAAACGTGGAGCTTTCTCTCAGAAAGGTAGTCTGG GGCGAACGAGTGATCCTGATAAGGCAGGTGGATCAGAACTGGTATGAAGGGAAGATCCCAGATACCACCAAGCAGGGCATTTTCCCTGTCTCCTATGTGGACGTTGTCAAGCGCTCCCCCTCCAAGAGCTCCGCCCACCATGTAGATCCTCATGGGTACCCTGGAAACAGGACACCAGGCTCTACACCCACCAAG